In Mangifera indica cultivar Alphonso chromosome 1, CATAS_Mindica_2.1, whole genome shotgun sequence, a single genomic region encodes these proteins:
- the LOC123229196 gene encoding UDP-glycosyltransferase TURAN-like, which translates to MARRTGEEKLGRRGRACVVVLGDLGRSPRMQYHALSLARQMSLEVDIVAYGGSEPHTAVIEHLSIYIHTMTPWSIAPRGLPKLLRPLLLVLKALIQFFMLLWFLCVRISSPDIFLVQNPPSIPTLLAVKLASSLRKSAFIVDWHNFGYTLLGLSLGRSSRFVSIYHWFEKFFGKMANGALCVTQAMQHELAQNWGIKATVLYDQPPEFFHPTSLEEKHRLFCRLDKNLCQPRGIQDCINNGIRGPHTDETLFTLQSGTDIFLKPNRPALVVSSTSWTPDENFGILLEAAVMYDRRVAAILNEDDSTNEEILWKEISDEKSCLFPRLLFIITGKGPEKEKYEEKIRRLRLKRVAFRTMWLSAEDYPLLLGSADLGVCLHTSSSGLDLPMKVVDMFGCGLPVCAVSYSCIEELVKVEKNGLLFSSSSELADELLMLFKGFPQQCDALKLLRNGALGTGSSSRWATEWEEHAKPLISEVISQHVI; encoded by the exons ATGGCCA GGAGGACAGGTGAAGAAAAGTTAGGAAGGAGAGGCCGAGCGTGCGTCGTGGTTCTTGGAGATCTCGGCCGTAGTCCTCGTATGCAATATCATGCTCTTTCTCTTGCTCGTCAG ATGTCTTTGGAGGTTGACATTGTTGCTTATGGAG GTTCTGAGCCCCACACTGCTGTTATTGAACACCTGTCTATTTATATTCACACAATG ACTCCATGGTCAATAGCTCCTCGAGGCCTACCAAAGTTGCTTCGTCCTTTACTGCTTGTGCTCAAGGCtttaattcagtttttcatGCTTCTCTGGTTTCTTTGTGTTAGAATATCTTCTCCTGATATTTTTTTGGTGCAG AATCCTCCTTCCATTCCAACCTTATTGGCTGTAAAATTGGCAAGTTCACTGAGAAAGTCTGCATTTATTGTTGATTGGCATAATTTTGGATATACATTGCTTGGTTTGTCCCTGGGAAGAAGTAGTCGCTTTGTTTCAATATACCACTG GTTTGAGAAGTTTTTTGGCAAGATGGCAAATGGTGCTCTGTGTGTAACACAGGCAATGCAACATGAATTGGCTCAAAACTGGGGAATTAA AGCTACTGTATTATATGATCAGCCTCCAGAGTTTTTCCATCCAACATCGCTTGAGGAGAAGCATAGG TTGTTTTGTAGACTGGATAAGAACCTATGTCAGCCTCGGGGTATTCAAGATTGTATCAATAATG GGATTAGGGGCCCCCACACAGATGAGACTCTGTTTACACTTCAGTCTGGCACTGATATTTTCTTAAAGCCTAACAGGCCAGCTCTTGTTGTAAGCAGTACAAGCTG GACTCcagatgaaaattttggtattcTCCTGGAAGCAGCTGTGATGTATGATAGACGTGTTGCTGCAATACTGAATGAAGATGATTCAACCAATGAAGAGATTCTTTGGAAAGAAATTTCTGATGAGAAGTCATGCTTGTTTCCTAGGTTATTGTTTATCATCACTG GCAAAGGAcctgagaaagaaaaatatgaagagaaAATCAGGAGGTTACGCCTTAAACGTGTGGCATTTCGTACCATGTGGCTTTCAGCCGAGGATTATCCATTGCTTCTTG GATCAGCAGACTTGGGTGTTTGCCTGCATACGTCATCATCAGGGTTAGACCTTCCAATGAAG GTAGTGGATATGTTTGGTTGTGGACTGCCTGTTTGCGCTGTTTCCTACTCTTG CATTGAAGAACTTGTTAAAGTTGAGAAAAATGGCCTtcttttttcatcatcttcagaGCTAGCCGATGAACTTCTG ATGCTCTTTAAGGGTTTTCCGCAACAATGTGATGCTCTGAAGTTGTTGAGGAATGGTGCATTGGGAACAGGTTCTTCTTCAAGGTGGGCTACTGAGTGGGAAGAGCATGCCAAGCCTTTAATATCTGAG GTTATCTCTCAGCATGTGATTTGA